One stretch of Mycolicibacterium fallax DNA includes these proteins:
- the glpK gene encoding glycerol kinase GlpK, with protein MDDCSTPRGKEHPLAEFVAAIDQGTTSTRAMIFDHAGREVGRHQLEHEQILPQAGWVEHNPVEIWERTWSVLMSVMTSLDLTPGDLAALGVTNQRETAVVWNRRTGRPYCNAIVWQDTRTDRIAAALERDGRGEVIRHKAGLPPATYFSAGKVAWILENVDGVRAAAERGDAIFGTPDTWVIWNLTGGVNGGVHVTDVTNASRTMLMNLETLDWDDELLSFFGIPRRMLPRIAPSSSPEPYGYTSEQGPLGGRVPITASLGDQQAAMVGQVCLSAGEAKNTYGTGNFLLLNTGENIVRSANGLLTTVCYQFGDAKPVYALEGSIAVTGSAIQWLRDQLGIIGGAAQSEALARQVPDNGGIYFVPAFSGLFAPYWRADARGAIVGLSRFNTNAHLARAALEAICYQTRDVMEAMEADSGVRLEVLKVDGGVTANELCMQIQADVLGVEVVRPVVAETTALGAAYAAGLAVGFWSDPTELRANWQEGRRWSPAWSADQRAAGYAGWRKAVQRTLDWVDVEP; from the coding sequence ATGGACGATTGCAGCACCCCCCGAGGCAAGGAGCACCCGTTGGCCGAGTTCGTCGCCGCCATCGACCAGGGCACCACCAGCACCCGGGCGATGATCTTCGATCACGCCGGCCGGGAGGTGGGCCGCCACCAGCTCGAGCACGAGCAGATCCTGCCGCAGGCCGGCTGGGTCGAGCACAATCCGGTGGAGATCTGGGAGCGCACCTGGTCGGTGCTGATGTCGGTGATGACCTCGCTGGATCTGACCCCGGGGGACCTGGCGGCGCTGGGTGTCACCAACCAGCGGGAGACGGCGGTGGTGTGGAATCGGCGTACCGGCCGGCCGTACTGCAACGCGATCGTCTGGCAGGACACCCGCACCGACCGGATCGCCGCCGCGCTGGAGCGCGACGGCCGCGGCGAGGTGATCCGGCACAAGGCCGGACTGCCGCCCGCGACGTATTTCTCGGCGGGCAAGGTGGCCTGGATCCTGGAGAACGTCGACGGGGTGCGGGCGGCCGCCGAGCGCGGCGACGCGATCTTCGGCACGCCGGACACCTGGGTGATCTGGAACCTGACCGGCGGGGTCAACGGCGGGGTGCACGTCACCGATGTCACCAACGCCAGCCGGACCATGCTGATGAACCTGGAGACCCTGGACTGGGACGACGAACTGTTGTCCTTCTTCGGGATTCCGCGCCGGATGCTGCCGCGCATCGCGCCGTCATCGTCGCCGGAACCGTACGGCTACACCAGCGAGCAGGGGCCGCTGGGCGGGCGGGTGCCGATCACCGCCAGCCTGGGTGATCAGCAGGCCGCGATGGTCGGGCAGGTGTGCCTGAGCGCGGGCGAGGCGAAAAACACCTACGGCACCGGCAATTTCCTGCTGCTGAACACCGGGGAGAACATCGTCCGGTCCGCCAACGGGCTCTTGACCACGGTCTGCTACCAGTTCGGTGACGCGAAACCCGTTTACGCACTGGAGGGTTCGATCGCGGTGACCGGATCGGCGATCCAGTGGCTGCGCGATCAGCTCGGCATCATCGGCGGCGCCGCGCAGAGCGAGGCACTGGCCCGTCAGGTGCCCGACAACGGCGGAATCTATTTCGTCCCGGCGTTTTCCGGGCTGTTCGCGCCGTACTGGCGGGCCGATGCTCGCGGCGCGATCGTCGGGCTGTCCCGGTTCAACACCAACGCGCATCTGGCCCGCGCGGCGCTGGAGGCGATCTGCTACCAGACCCGCGACGTGATGGAGGCGATGGAGGCCGACTCCGGCGTACGCCTGGAGGTGCTCAAGGTCGACGGCGGCGTGACCGCCAACGAGCTGTGCATGCAGATCCAGGCCGACGTGCTCGGGGTGGAGGTGGTGCGCCCGGTGGTGGCCGAGACGACGGCCCTCGGCGCCGCGTACGCGGCCGGGCTGGCGGTCGGCTTCTGGTCCGATCCCACCGAGCTGCGGGCCAATTGGCAGGAGGGCCGGCGGTGGTCGCCGGCCTGGAGCGCCGATCAGCGGGCCGCCGGTTACGCCGGCTGGCGCAAGGCGGTGCAGCGCACCCTGGACTGGGTGGACGTCGAGCCGTAA
- the bluB gene encoding 5,6-dimethylbenzimidazole synthase has translation MSEAAFSDTERNAVYRVIGERRDMRRFVPDVPVAPEVLARLLAAAHAAPSVGLMQPWRFIRITDDGLRRDIHRLVDAERAKTAHALGERESEFLALKVEGVLDCAELFVVALCEHRERWVFGRRTMPHMDLASAACAIQNMWLAARAEGLGMGWVSIFDPVKLGELLGMPESAEPIAVLCLGPVPDFPDRPALELDRWAFARPLEEFVAENTWPE, from the coding sequence ATGAGCGAGGCCGCCTTCAGCGACACCGAGCGCAATGCGGTGTACCGGGTGATCGGCGAGCGCCGTGACATGCGCCGATTCGTGCCGGATGTCCCGGTGGCCCCGGAGGTGCTGGCGCGGCTGCTGGCCGCCGCGCACGCCGCGCCCAGCGTCGGGCTGATGCAGCCGTGGCGCTTCATTCGGATCACCGACGACGGGTTGCGCCGCGACATTCACCGGCTGGTCGACGCCGAACGCGCCAAGACCGCGCACGCCCTGGGCGAGCGGGAGTCGGAGTTCCTGGCGCTCAAGGTCGAGGGCGTGCTGGACTGCGCGGAACTGTTCGTGGTGGCGCTGTGCGAGCACCGCGAACGCTGGGTGTTCGGCCGCCGCACCATGCCGCACATGGATTTGGCGTCGGCGGCCTGCGCGATCCAGAACATGTGGCTGGCCGCCCGCGCGGAAGGCCTTGGCATGGGCTGGGTTTCGATCTTCGACCCGGTCAAGCTCGGCGAGCTGCTTGGGATGCCGGAGAGCGCCGAACCGATCGCGGTGCTGTGCCTGGGGCCGGTGCCCGATTTCCCGGATCGTCCGGCGCTGGAGCTGGACCGGTGGGCGTTCGCCCGGCCGCTGGAGGAGTTCGTCGCGGAGAACACCTGGCCGGAGTGA
- a CDS encoding PadR family transcriptional regulator: MNTPCNPPGRPLDGPAPFGFGPGHDPADRHARHQLRREMREHLREHRGGGFGPGFGPGGGFGPGFGPGFGPGFGFGPGGGRGPHRGHRGRRGPGRRGDVRVAILSLLAERPMHGYEMIQEIAGRSNGLWKPSPGSVYPTLSMLEDEGLIAAVEAHGKRKLFALTDDGRAAAEQIDAPPWTEITEGADPDQVNLRDALGQLFGAVAQSSHAASPEQQQRILDIVNSARREVYQILGES, translated from the coding sequence ATGAACACCCCCTGCAACCCCCCGGGCCGCCCGCTCGACGGGCCCGCCCCCTTCGGTTTCGGCCCCGGGCATGACCCGGCCGACCGGCACGCCCGCCACCAGCTGCGCCGCGAGATGCGCGAGCACCTGCGCGAACACCGCGGCGGAGGATTTGGTCCGGGCTTTGGTCCGGGCGGCGGCTTCGGTCCCGGCTTTGGTCCGGGCTTCGGTCCGGGTTTCGGCTTCGGCCCCGGCGGCGGTCGCGGACCGCACCGCGGGCATCGCGGCCGGCGCGGACCGGGCCGGCGCGGCGACGTCCGCGTCGCCATCCTGAGCCTGCTGGCCGAGCGTCCCATGCACGGCTACGAGATGATCCAGGAGATCGCCGGGCGCAGCAACGGGCTGTGGAAGCCCAGCCCCGGCTCGGTCTACCCGACCCTGTCGATGCTTGAGGACGAAGGCCTGATCGCTGCGGTCGAGGCGCACGGCAAGAGGAAGCTGTTCGCGCTGACCGACGACGGCCGGGCCGCCGCCGAGCAGATCGACGCCCCGCCGTGGACCGAGATCACCGAGGGCGCCGACCCCGATCAGGTGAATCTGCGCGACGCGCTCGGGCAGCTGTTCGGCGCGGTGGCGCAGTCCAGCCACGCGGCCAGCCCCGAACAGCAGCAGCGGATCCTCGACATCGTCAACTCCGCCCGCCGCGAGGTCTACCAGATCCTCGGTGAGAGCTGA
- a CDS encoding sensor domain-containing protein produces the protein MGLPGHRRISILALTAAAAAAVAATGTAAARPSDPGVVSYAIMSKGSVGNIVGAPIGAETVSSFPYQGYSVDIPVCNNWADIGQPEVYNDPDLASFNGASSQTSPTDTTHLVRQAVGVFATPAAANAAYHRVVDRTVGCAGQTATLRLDDGRIEVWSFSGGPAGPADASWVKQEAGTDRRCFTQTRLRENVLLQAKVCQSGNGGPAVNVLAGAMQNTLGQ, from the coding sequence ATGGGCTTGCCGGGACATCGTCGGATTTCGATTCTTGCGCTGACCGCCGCGGCGGCGGCGGCGGTCGCAGCGACGGGGACCGCGGCGGCCCGGCCGTCGGACCCGGGCGTGGTCAGCTACGCGATCATGAGCAAGGGCTCGGTCGGCAACATCGTCGGCGCTCCGATCGGCGCCGAAACCGTGTCGTCCTTCCCCTACCAGGGCTACTCCGTCGACATCCCGGTGTGCAACAACTGGGCCGACATCGGCCAGCCCGAGGTGTACAACGATCCGGACCTGGCGTCGTTCAACGGCGCCAGCTCGCAGACCTCACCGACCGACACCACCCACCTGGTGCGCCAGGCGGTCGGGGTGTTCGCGACGCCCGCGGCGGCGAACGCCGCCTACCACCGGGTCGTGGACCGCACCGTCGGCTGCGCCGGGCAGACCGCCACCCTGCGGCTGGACGACGGCCGGATCGAGGTCTGGTCGTTCAGCGGCGGACCGGCCGGACCGGCGGACGCCTCCTGGGTCAAGCAGGAGGCCGGCACCGACCGGCGCTGCTTCACCCAGACCCGGCTGCGGGAGAACGTGCTGCTGCAGGCCAAGGTCTGCCAGTCCGGCAACGGCGGCCCGGCGGTCAACGTGCTGGCCGGGGCCATGCAGAACACCCTCGGGCAGTAG
- a CDS encoding class I SAM-dependent methyltransferase, protein MADEVLDWDSAYRGESEGFEGPPPWNIGEPQPELAALIEAGEITGTVLDAGCGHAELALTVAARGQTAVGIDLSPTAIAAARAAAAERGLDNVTLEQGDITAFTGYDGRFDTIVDSTLFHSLPVEGRDGYQRSIVAAAAPGAKYVVLAFAKGAFPAEQEQKPNEVDADELRAAVDPYWVVDEIRPAYIHATVPPLPEGTPAPPIERDAKGRMKMPALLLRAHKPA, encoded by the coding sequence ATGGCCGACGAGGTATTGGATTGGGACAGTGCATATCGCGGGGAATCCGAGGGATTCGAGGGCCCGCCGCCGTGGAACATCGGTGAGCCGCAACCCGAACTCGCCGCCCTGATCGAGGCGGGCGAGATCACCGGCACCGTGCTCGACGCCGGCTGCGGGCACGCCGAACTGGCGCTGACCGTGGCCGCCCGCGGGCAGACCGCCGTCGGGATCGACCTGAGCCCAACGGCGATCGCCGCCGCCCGGGCCGCGGCCGCCGAGCGCGGCTTGGACAACGTCACCCTGGAGCAGGGCGACATCACCGCGTTCACCGGCTACGACGGGCGCTTCGACACCATCGTCGACTCGACGCTGTTTCATTCGCTGCCGGTTGAGGGCCGCGACGGCTACCAGCGCTCCATCGTGGCCGCCGCCGCCCCGGGCGCGAAGTACGTCGTGCTGGCGTTCGCCAAGGGCGCCTTCCCCGCCGAGCAGGAACAGAAGCCCAACGAGGTCGACGCCGACGAGCTGCGCGCCGCCGTCGACCCGTACTGGGTGGTCGACGAGATCCGCCCGGCCTACATCCACGCCACGGTGCCGCCGCTGCCCGAGGGCACCCCGGCGCCGCCCATCGAGCGGGATGCCAAGGGCCGGATGAAGATGCCGGCCTTGCTGTTGCGCGCCCACAAACCCGCCTGA
- a CDS encoding class I SAM-dependent methyltransferase — protein sequence MTAPRTDISRMPRGGFDASLLDRLLQTGLSEYPDRDDADPQLRRQAIEGQEWTDRMLHTHQRVAQCVLDAVAERPDPTVLELGAGRGELSRLLLADHPTLTVTVSDIDPQAVAALTEGPLRAAHRARVRLLDATDLDAGDDEFDVAVFAFGLHHLSPTGAAQMFAEATRVAREVIVVDLSRPPSPLHLVRLAFVAPLAPVIPFLHDVMISSLRSYSPSAIRTLVAAAAERSGTEIDVEVGRLGPDVLVRARRSRVA from the coding sequence ATGACCGCGCCCCGCACCGACATTTCCCGGATGCCGCGGGGCGGATTCGACGCCTCGCTGCTGGATCGGCTGCTGCAGACCGGCCTCAGCGAGTACCCCGACCGCGACGACGCCGACCCGCAGCTGCGCCGGCAGGCGATCGAAGGCCAGGAGTGGACCGACCGGATGCTGCACACCCACCAGCGGGTCGCGCAGTGCGTGCTGGACGCGGTCGCCGAGCGGCCCGACCCGACGGTGCTCGAGCTCGGCGCCGGCCGCGGTGAGCTGTCCCGGTTGCTGCTGGCCGACCACCCGACCCTGACGGTGACCGTCAGCGACATCGACCCGCAGGCCGTCGCCGCGCTGACCGAGGGCCCGCTGCGCGCCGCGCACCGGGCCCGGGTCCGGCTGCTGGACGCCACCGACCTCGACGCCGGTGACGACGAGTTCGACGTCGCGGTGTTCGCGTTCGGACTGCACCACCTGTCACCGACCGGCGCCGCGCAGATGTTCGCCGAGGCGACCCGGGTGGCCCGCGAGGTGATCGTCGTCGACCTCAGCCGGCCGCCGTCGCCGCTGCACCTGGTCCGGCTGGCCTTCGTCGCGCCGCTGGCCCCGGTGATTCCGTTCCTGCACGACGTGATGATCTCGTCGCTGCGGTCCTACAGCCCGTCGGCGATCCGCACGCTGGTCGCCGCGGCTGCCGAACGCAGCGGCACCGAGATCGACGTCGAGGTCGGCAGGCTCGGGCCCGACGTGCTGGTCCGGGCCCGACGATCGCGGGTAGCGTGA